The region TTAAACTTTAATGGGTATACGCATCTTGTATATTCATTTTTTAAATAAGGAACAACTCCCAGATCGATGTCTCCTATTATTGCAGGGATTTCTTCAGGCTTTTTAGCTCCTAGCCATCGAGTGTTTGAAAATTTTGATAAAATACGAAATGCATTTTCATCTGGAGTTCTTCCTGCAAAAAGAAATTCAACCTCAGGTAGATTTTCTATCAAGTACTTCATTGTATCAATATCAAATCGATCGTCAATACTCCCTGTATATCCTATCACTTTCTTTTTTGCATCCCTTACCTTTCCTGCATGTTTATTAAATCGATTGAAATCAACCCCATTCTTAATTAAATAACAATCTTTGGTTTTACAACTCTTCGAATGGAAAAGATTTTCTGAAGTGGTAATTACAATGTCTGCTTTATTAATATAATCGTTTTCTATCAAAACTCCATGATGGGAGTTCCATCCTGTTGCTATTTCGTCGTAACAGTAATAGATATTTAATACTTCATCTAGCCTACCCGCAAGCATTGTTCCATAATAAGGATTAAATCCTGAAACAATAATCGGATCTTTGATTTTCAGTTTCTGAACAGCTTTTTTAATTTCGCTTTCAACAATGCGAGCATTTATTCTTAATAGTTTTACAAATAATCCATGTGAGGGTATTAAATTTATGGGAAGCACTGGAGGAGGACTTAAAACATTAATAGTTGAATTAACCCTGGTTGATACTTCTCTCAACCTTGGTTCTATCCCTAATGTCTTTTTAAATGGAACATACTTAGGGCCCCTTAAAAAGTCTTTAAAACTAAATGCATAATCTATATGCAGTATTTTATTATCTGAACTTAAAACAGTCATGATTTCTGCCATAGTATTTGTGAAATTGCTTTCCCACATATTATTTCCAAGGCAGATAATATTTTTATCTTTTAGCATCTTTATAGATTTATAAATTATCAACTGTGATATGATACTTAAGTTAGCAAGAGCAAATAAGACCTTTGCCTTTTCTCCTTTCACTCACTAAAATATATTTTTAGTAAAAAATCAATATCAAAAGAGTATACTTCTTGATATTTACTCCATCGAAACCTATGCAAACGCCTAGGACTTCTGATTACTTCTTCCAAACCCAGTTATTTAACATGACTGCATGGTATTCTAATGAAATTTTACAAAATCGATATGGCAAAGATCTTTTTAAGGAATATTGAGAAAAGTTATTATTGCTACTGACAAGTTAAAATGCCCGAAATAATTCATCTGGATTGTTTGACAAAATATTGCATTCATATATGTGCATTTGGGAAAAATGCGAAGAATGGATACACTACCAATTTTTCTCCCTATAAAAATTGTGTAAAACAATCTTTTCCCTTAATAAAAAAATCTCCTTATTCAAAAAAAAATTCTTCTTTCAAAAATCTTTGCTGTCTCACTAATGGAAGAAAAAAAAACGACGTTCTTGTAAAACTAAATTTCACTACTAAATAATAAGCAAATGGTTCTATGAAAGCATCATTAATCTTATAGACTTTCTACCCTCCAATAAATACGGCCTTGGCACAATTTTAATAACAAAGAAAATCTATACCCGTTTCTTTATTATCAAGCTTTTAAAAGATCACAAAATCAGTAAATTAAATTTTAGTAAAAACACTATGGAAAGTGAAGTAAGAGTATTAAGACAAAATGTAAGGTTACAAAAAAATAGTTTAGATAAAGTCAAAGAAAAACTATCGCATCTCAACGAAAACAAATTTTCTACATTTATACTATCACTAAGTGCATTTATTGCTTTGGCAAAAAGATATACAGATCAAGACAAATTCTTAGTATCATATAATAATTCAATAAAACCCAATGGAAATGTATTGAACAAATCCAATCAAAGAATTTCATACATAGAAATAGATCTTTCGGAAGATCCTACTTTTGAAATATTAATTCAACAATTGAATGATAAAATTCAAAAAGATACAGAGGGAGCAACCGCAGATAAAAAAGACTCTTATCCATTTGTGGTTAATTTTTCATTTGACGATAAACTTGAAGGCAGTTCCAATCTCAATTTGAATTTACTAAGGACAGACATTCAAAATATCTTACCAGTTCTTTCAATTAATTTATTTAATTCCGAAGAAGATGTCATGTGTGGTTGTCTTGAAGCAAGATTAGACTTAATGGAAATCTCTATCTCTGAAAATAGTAATGAACACTATTGTAATATTTTAAAAGAAGCAATAATAAATCCTCAAAAGAGAATCTCCGAATGCAATATGTTGGGTGAAGATGAAAGGAATAAAATTCTTTTTGAATGGAATGCTACTGAAAAAAATTATCGCAAAAATATATGTTTACATCATTTAATAGAAGAACAAGTAGACAAAACACCTGATTCCATAGCTATAATTTACAACGGTCAATCACTTACTTACAAAGAATTAAATAGAAGGGCAAACGGTGTAGCCGAGCGCATAATCAATAGAGGAATAAAAGAAGAAGATCTTGTTGGTGTATTGTTTGAGTTATCATTAGAGTCAGTTATATCTATAATAGGAGTTTTAAAAGCTGGTGCAGTGTATGTTCCACTTGACACAAACTACCCTGTTAAAAGACTACAATTACTGGTGGATGATGCCAGACCCAAGTTATTAATTACAAATTCTAGTTTAAAAGGTTTATTAGAGTTTCCAGAAGAGAATAAACTTGTAATAAGTGATAATGATTGGCTTAATAACGATTATTTAACTAATCCAATAACAGAGGTTAAACCTGAAAACGCGGCATATGTAATGTATACCTCCGGTTCTACGGGATCTCCCAAGGGAATCGTGATTCAACATAATAGTGTTGTAAATAATATAATGTTGATAAAAGATCGGTATATGCTTACTCCTAATGATACAGTTCCGTCTATGCCTTCATTAGCATTTGATGCTTCAGTATCCAAACTATTTCCGATATTAACTATTGGTGGAACAGTTGTACTTCCAACAGAAGAAGAAATAAGAGATGTAGAAAAAACACTTGAATTAATCAATAAATATAATATGCCTTATTTCTCTACCCCTCCCAGCATATTAAGAGTCATTAATTCAATTAATCCTGATTTATCGAAATTACGCAGTATTTCTTGTGGAGGTGAAGCTTTAAAATTTTCAGACATTAATAATATTAATAAACACGTCCCTATAATTAACATATATGGACCTACCGAAGCAACAGTTTCCTCATGTACTTATACAATACCTAAGAATTCTAGCCCTATTACCTCTCGTATCCCTATTGGCAGGCCCAATCCCAATTGCAAGGTGTATGTATTAGATAAACACTTAAATTGTATGCCCATCAATTGTTATGGAACAATATATATTGGAGGAATTGGTGTAGCACGTGGTTATTTAAACAACCCGGAATTAACAGCACAAAGATTTATAAAAAGTCCTTTTGTAGAAGGGGATGTTTTATATAATACTGGAGATATTGGCCGGTGGTTACCGGATGGCAATATCGATTTCCTTGGCAGAAATGATAATCAGATAAAGATAAGAGGATTCAGAATTCAGATAGAGGAAGTAGAAAAAATATTAACAAAACATCCATCTGTTAAAGAGGGCAAAATCATTATTAAAGATACTACAGATGAAGACAAATTAATGATTGCCTGTATAATTCTAAAAGAAGGAGAAAGTCTGACGATAGAATCGATGAGAGACTTTATTGAAAAATATTTACCTGATTATATGGTTCCTTCGGACATCTTACTTCTTTATCATTTTCCTCTTAATCAGAATAACAAAGTAGACTCAAAAGCTCTGCTTCAAAAATACA is a window of Sporocytophaga myxococcoides DSM 11118 DNA encoding:
- a CDS encoding glycosyltransferase; this translates as MKGEKAKVLFALANLSIISQLIIYKSIKMLKDKNIICLGNNMWESNFTNTMAEIMTVLSSDNKILHIDYAFSFKDFLRGPKYVPFKKTLGIEPRLREVSTRVNSTINVLSPPPVLPINLIPSHGLFVKLLRINARIVESEIKKAVQKLKIKDPIIVSGFNPYYGTMLAGRLDEVLNIYYCYDEIATGWNSHHGVLIENDYINKADIVITTSENLFHSKSCKTKDCYLIKNGVDFNRFNKHAGKVRDAKKKVIGYTGSIDDRFDIDTMKYLIENLPEVEFLFAGRTPDENAFRILSKFSNTRWLGAKKPEEIPAIIGDIDLGVVPYLKNEYTRCVYPLKFNEYLAVGKPVVSSDFANLPEFNPFIHFASSKDSFLYAVKEELNNDNEIKKEERIKFASGNSWQKRAEDFSSIIENALEKKRFLKVAV